The following are from one region of the bacterium genome:
- a CDS encoding nickel-dependent hydrogenase large subunit, which translates to MANRIVVDPITRIEGHLRIEVEIKDGKIVDAYSSGTMVRGFELILKGRDPRDAWAFTERACGVCTTVHALASVRSVEDALKIKVPPNAELIRNLMFCAQYLQDHVVHFYHLHALDWVDVVSALKADPKKTSEIAQSISNWPNSSPGYFSDLQKRLKTFVDSGQLGIFANGYWGHAAYKLPNEVNLIGVAHYLEALEWQKEIVKVHTIFGGKNPHPNYLVGGVPCAINVEESNSINAERLAMVGRLFEEAKEFVEKVYLPDLVAVAGFYKDWGGIGGGLSNYMAYGDLPVNGYADVAQFKFPRGIILNRDLSTVHPIDGSDAEQIQEFISHSWYTYSDGDEKGKHPWAGETNLNYTGPKPPYDYLNVDQKYSWLKTPRWKGMPMEVGPLSRLLVAYASGREEVKEVVNGALAALNVPVGALFSTLGRTAARGLETKLIAMWAKEFYDQLLTNIRNGDTRTANMEKWEPATWPKDAKGVGLTEAPRGALAHWIVIKDQKIDNYQLVVPSTWNASPRDPQGQRSAYEASLIDTPVKDPEQPLEILRTIHSFDPCLACAVHVYDEKGTYVHQLQTF; encoded by the coding sequence ATGGCTAACCGAATTGTAGTCGATCCGATCACGCGCATCGAAGGACATCTCCGGATTGAAGTCGAAATCAAAGACGGAAAAATCGTTGACGCGTATAGTTCCGGCACGATGGTGCGCGGATTTGAACTGATATTAAAAGGCCGCGATCCGCGTGACGCGTGGGCTTTTACAGAACGGGCATGCGGCGTTTGTACGACAGTTCACGCGCTGGCCTCTGTGCGATCCGTAGAAGATGCATTAAAAATAAAAGTTCCTCCTAATGCCGAACTGATTCGCAATTTGATGTTCTGTGCCCAGTATTTGCAGGACCATGTCGTTCATTTTTATCACTTGCATGCACTCGACTGGGTTGACGTCGTGAGCGCTCTAAAGGCCGATCCGAAAAAAACATCGGAAATAGCTCAAAGCATTTCAAATTGGCCTAACAGTTCTCCCGGATATTTTTCCGATTTACAAAAACGCCTGAAAACTTTTGTCGACAGCGGGCAACTTGGTATTTTTGCGAACGGCTATTGGGGACACGCGGCGTATAAATTACCCAATGAAGTCAATCTGATTGGCGTCGCGCATTACCTCGAAGCGCTTGAATGGCAGAAAGAGATTGTCAAAGTCCATACTATTTTCGGCGGTAAAAATCCTCATCCTAATTATTTAGTAGGAGGCGTTCCTTGTGCGATTAATGTTGAAGAATCCAATTCCATCAATGCCGAACGTCTGGCTATGGTTGGACGCTTATTCGAAGAAGCAAAGGAATTCGTAGAAAAAGTGTACTTGCCGGATCTTGTCGCCGTTGCCGGATTTTACAAAGACTGGGGCGGCATTGGCGGCGGGCTTTCTAATTACATGGCTTATGGGGATCTACCGGTTAACGGGTATGCCGACGTTGCCCAATTCAAATTTCCAAGAGGCATTATTCTTAATCGGGATTTGAGTACCGTTCATCCGATTGACGGAAGCGATGCGGAACAGATTCAGGAATTTATTTCGCATTCATGGTATACTTATTCCGACGGCGATGAAAAAGGAAAACATCCGTGGGCGGGCGAAACCAATCTTAATTACACCGGCCCCAAACCGCCGTACGATTATCTCAATGTCGATCAGAAATACAGCTGGCTCAAAACTCCCCGATGGAAAGGTATGCCGATGGAAGTCGGACCGTTATCACGTTTGCTAGTCGCCTACGCTTCCGGTCGGGAAGAAGTAAAAGAAGTAGTCAACGGCGCTTTGGCAGCCCTCAACGTGCCAGTGGGAGCTTTGTTCTCGACGTTAGGACGGACAGCGGCCAGAGGATTGGAAACAAAACTCATCGCCATGTGGGCCAAGGAGTTTTACGATCAATTGCTGACGAATATCCGCAACGGCGATACGCGTACCGCTAACATGGAAAAATGGGAACCGGCGACATGGCCGAAAGATGCCAAAGGCGTTGGATTGACTGAAGCACCTCGCGGCGCGCTCGCTCATTGGATTGTCATCAAAGATCAGAAAATCGACAATTACCAACTGGTCGTTCCCAGTACGTGGAACGCATCGCCGCGCGATCCGCAAGGGCAACGTTCGGCGTACGAAGCATCGTTGATCGATACGCCGGTCAAAGATCCGGAACAGCCGCTGGAAATTTTACGTACCATCCATTCGTTTGATCCGTGTCTCGCCTGTGCCGTACACGTGTATGACGAAAAAGGAACGTACGTTCATCAACTGCAAACATTTTAG
- the cybH gene encoding Ni/Fe-hydrogenase, b-type cytochrome subunit codes for METVSIRRHYVWQLPVRVYHWVNAVCVTVLCITGYFIGSPLALQSGSEASFGYWFGTVRFIHFVTAFVFFFNFVGRIYWGFVGNSYARWNNFLVFHKSQWREIIDVLKVDILQAKAQPLESIGHNALASLTYFLTFIAFLFQCMTGFGMYAAMSDSWLPRLFAWIVPMMGGDFAVRQWHHMAMWFFIIFSFIHVYLVFYHDYVEGRGVLSSMVGGWKFIEKEKGKN; via the coding sequence ATGGAAACCGTTAGTATCCGCCGGCACTATGTGTGGCAGTTGCCGGTTCGCGTGTATCACTGGGTTAACGCCGTGTGCGTGACCGTATTGTGCATCACCGGTTATTTTATCGGCTCGCCGCTTGCCTTGCAGAGCGGCTCCGAAGCATCGTTCGGATATTGGTTCGGCACGGTTCGGTTTATTCATTTCGTAACGGCTTTTGTTTTCTTTTTTAATTTCGTTGGACGAATTTACTGGGGATTTGTCGGAAATTCTTACGCTCGGTGGAATAATTTTCTGGTCTTCCACAAATCTCAATGGCGGGAAATTATCGACGTATTAAAAGTCGATATTCTCCAGGCAAAAGCACAACCGCTGGAATCGATCGGGCACAATGCCTTGGCAAGCCTGACTTATTTTCTGACATTCATCGCCTTTTTGTTCCAATGCATGACCGGATTTGGCATGTATGCCGCTATGAGTGACTCCTGGCTGCCTCGGCTTTTTGCATGGATCGTTCCGATGATGGGCGGTGATTTCGCCGTACGCCAATGGCATCATATGGCGATGTGGTTTTTTATTATTTTTTCATTTATTCATGTTTATCTGGTTTTTTACCACGACTATGTGGAAGGCCGCGGTGTTTTATCCTCTATGGTCGGCGGGTGGAAATTTATTGAAAAAGAGAAGGGGAAAAATTAA
- a CDS encoding hydrogenase maturation protease: MRKSEVNRTLILGVGNVLLADEGVGIHVVRRINAEQLPNHIDVVDGGTGGFHLLEMLQSYDRIILIDAALDGQEPGKVNIIRPKFASDFPKVLSAHEIGLRDLIESLSLVQKLPDMTVITISISTFQPMRVKLSPAVQASIPNVLRCLATVLNLAELPLTISAYTVLLDEVVNVNGAFAMRM; encoded by the coding sequence ATGAGAAAATCCGAAGTAAATCGCACGCTCATTTTAGGAGTTGGAAATGTTTTATTGGCTGACGAAGGCGTCGGTATTCATGTCGTGCGCCGGATCAATGCTGAACAATTGCCAAATCATATCGACGTTGTAGACGGTGGAACGGGAGGGTTTCATTTATTGGAAATGCTGCAATCGTATGATCGGATCATTTTAATCGATGCGGCATTAGACGGTCAGGAACCTGGCAAAGTCAACATCATTCGTCCGAAATTTGCTTCGGATTTTCCAAAAGTATTGAGCGCTCATGAAATCGGGCTTCGCGATTTAATTGAATCCTTATCGCTGGTGCAAAAATTACCCGACATGACCGTCATTACTATTTCTATTTCGACGTTTCAACCTATGCGTGTAAAGCTGTCACCGGCAGTGCAAGCCTCGATACCTAACGTACTACGTTGCCTTGCTACAGTTTTGAATTTAGCGGAACTGCCGCTAACGATCAGCGCTTATACGGTTTTACTTGATGAAGTGGTCAATGTCAACGGCGCTTTTGCAATGAGAATGTAA
- a CDS encoding sigma-54 dependent transcriptional regulator, whose amino-acid sequence LIAEYIHRTSPRALQPFVKISLTALPQDLLESELFGHERGAYTSANSERRGLFELAHTGTLFLDDIDDFPFHLQSKLLRVLESREIMRIGGHKSISVDVRIVSASKVDLKTLVEKNLFRADLFYRLNVVPVLVPPLRDRTDDLPLLISHFLKKYSPEKEIPIEADALIALSRYRWPGNIRELRNVVQRIALNGHTSVTVNNLPLEISNDHPIASVIHACQRCLIEKNMSFEQITVCLEMNLLQQALQQTNGNRTTAAKQLGLSLSTFRDKLKKYGIE is encoded by the coding sequence TTGATTGCCGAATACATTCACCGCACCAGCCCGCGCGCATTACAACCTTTTGTTAAAATCAGTCTCACGGCATTGCCTCAGGACCTGCTGGAGAGTGAACTCTTTGGGCACGAGCGCGGCGCTTACACGAGCGCTAATTCCGAACGCCGCGGATTATTTGAATTGGCGCATACCGGCACGTTGTTTCTTGACGATATTGACGATTTTCCATTTCACCTCCAAAGTAAATTACTGCGCGTACTTGAATCGCGCGAAATTATGCGCATTGGCGGTCATAAAAGTATTTCGGTCGATGTGCGAATCGTCAGCGCATCAAAAGTCGATTTAAAGACGTTGGTTGAAAAAAATCTTTTCCGCGCCGATCTTTTTTACAGGCTTAATGTCGTTCCGGTACTTGTGCCTCCGCTTCGCGATCGCACGGACGATTTACCTTTATTGATTTCACATTTCTTAAAAAAATATTCGCCGGAAAAAGAAATCCCGATTGAAGCGGATGCTTTGATAGCATTATCACGTTATCGGTGGCCGGGCAATATTCGCGAATTGCGTAACGTCGTCCAACGTATAGCGCTAAACGGGCATACGTCCGTCACAGTCAACAACCTGCCGCTTGAGATCAGCAATGATCATCCCATCGCGTCAGTCATCCATGCTTGCCAACGATGCCTTATCGAAAAAAATATGTCGTTTGAGCAGATCACCGTTTGCCTCGAAATGAATTTATTACAACAAGCTCTGCAACAGACCAACGGTAACAGAACAACAGCCGCTAAACAGCTCGGGCTTAGTTTATCGACGTTTCGTGATAAATTAAAAAAATATGGCATCGAGTGA
- a CDS encoding SRPBCC family protein, with amino-acid sequence MNALDVTTEIIISAPRQKTAEWASNPDFAPEWYANIHFAQWKTSRPLAVGSQFLFEAHFLGKKLKYTYEVVEFIPEQKLSMRTADGPFPMETTYTWESLDSQTTRMILRNRGNPAGFSRLFRPFMAFAVKKANQKDLKQLKYLLENS; translated from the coding sequence ATGAACGCTCTTGACGTTACAACTGAAATCATAATATCGGCGCCCCGGCAAAAAACTGCAGAATGGGCGTCCAATCCCGATTTTGCGCCCGAATGGTATGCCAATATCCATTTTGCGCAATGGAAAACTTCCCGGCCGCTTGCCGTCGGATCGCAGTTTCTGTTTGAAGCCCACTTCCTTGGAAAAAAATTAAAATACACTTACGAAGTGGTTGAATTTATTCCTGAACAAAAATTAAGTATGCGAACAGCTGACGGTCCTTTTCCAATGGAAACCACCTATACATGGGAAAGTCTCGATTCTCAAACTACGCGCATGATTTTACGAAACAGAGGAAATCCGGCTGGTTTTTCACGACTGTTTCGACCGTTTATGGCGTTCGCCGTAAAAAAAGCGAATCAAAAAGACTTGAAACAGCTCAAATATTTATTAGAAAACAGCTAA
- a CDS encoding hydrogenase small subunit yields the protein MEEKMLTVYEQMQNRGYSRRDFLQFCSWMGALIGVEATGLARVVHALETKPRVPVVWFHFQECTCCSESFIRSSHPIVADILLDKISLDYTETLQAAAGKQAEEALHATMKKYKGEYLMLCEGSIPTEADGVYCCIAGRTALDIVKEAAEGAKAIVAWGSCASNGCIQGAKPNPTGATPIHKIVTGKPIINVPGCPPIGEVMAGTIVHLLAFDRIPQLDGLGRPKAFYSRRVHDTCYRRPNYDAGLFVESFDDENAKRGYCLYKVGCRGPVTYNACGVMRWNNGVSYPIQSGHGCIGCSEANFWDNGPFYQHLASFPGFGIETTADKIGVAVGAATLAGMAAHAISTNIRKRHEIKKDQNEQDKKGGA from the coding sequence ATGGAAGAAAAAATGCTCACCGTTTATGAGCAAATGCAAAATCGCGGTTATTCGCGACGGGATTTTCTGCAATTTTGTTCCTGGATGGGTGCATTGATCGGTGTCGAAGCCACCGGGCTTGCACGGGTTGTGCACGCGTTAGAAACAAAACCGCGCGTACCTGTTGTATGGTTCCACTTTCAGGAATGCACCTGTTGCAGCGAGTCATTCATCCGTTCTTCTCATCCGATTGTCGCTGACATTCTGCTCGATAAAATTTCCCTCGATTACACCGAAACATTGCAGGCTGCGGCTGGCAAGCAAGCGGAAGAAGCTTTGCACGCCACGATGAAAAAATATAAGGGTGAATACCTGATGTTGTGCGAAGGATCGATACCGACGGAAGCGGACGGCGTGTATTGCTGTATTGCCGGAAGAACGGCGCTGGACATCGTCAAAGAAGCGGCCGAAGGCGCCAAAGCGATTGTTGCATGGGGCAGTTGCGCATCCAATGGCTGCATCCAGGGTGCGAAACCCAATCCGACCGGCGCAACACCGATTCATAAAATCGTCACTGGTAAACCGATCATCAATGTTCCGGGTTGCCCTCCCATCGGTGAAGTGATGGCAGGAACGATTGTTCATTTGCTTGCTTTCGATCGGATTCCTCAGCTCGACGGATTAGGTAGACCAAAAGCATTTTATTCCCGACGCGTTCATGATACGTGTTACCGCAGACCGAATTATGACGCCGGATTGTTCGTTGAATCATTTGACGATGAAAATGCCAAACGCGGTTATTGCCTCTACAAAGTCGGATGCCGCGGACCCGTCACCTACAATGCCTGCGGTGTTATGCGGTGGAATAATGGCGTCAGTTACCCGATCCAATCCGGCCATGGATGTATCGGTTGCAGCGAAGCTAATTTCTGGGATAACGGGCCGTTTTATCAACATCTGGCTTCCTTCCCGGGATTCGGTATCGAAACCACGGCGGACAAAATCGGCGTTGCGGTCGGTGCGGCAACTTTGGCCGGTATGGCCGCGCATGCCATTTCAACGAATATTCGGAAACGGCACGAAATCAAAAAAGATCAAAATGAACAGGATAAGAAGGGAGGTGCCTAA